The candidate division WOR-3 bacterium genomic interval AAAGGGTGCGCTGGCGGATGGGGGTGACCCGATATTCTTTGGTAATGGCTCTTTCTTTTGCTTCCTCAATCTCCTCAAATATGACCGGGGAGAGGACCTGCTCAAATGGCACCTTGAACATCACGAACCGGGCGATTTTGTCCAGTCCGGCATCGCGGCGCTCTTCAGGGGCGGCGAGGAGGACGATGACGGTGTTGACATCTGCCCGGGCAAAGGTGCGTTTGGTCTCGTTGTCAATAATCATCTTGACATTGCTCTGTCTGAGGAGAAACTCCTGGAGGTCTTTGCCGTAGCCGACATCAAGCCAGGAGTTGGAGGTGATGAAGCAGAATGAGCCCTTTGGGTTCAGGAGGGACAGACCGTGGAAGTAGAAGTAGATGTAGAGGTCGCTTTTGGCATCGGGCTGCCGTCCCTTGAAGAAGTCGGGCCAGGCAGAAATGACCGAGAGGCGCAGTTTCTCCTTATGCATCTTTTTCAGTTCGCGCCAGTCGTCTTTGGAATACTCATCCTCGGGCAGCAGCGGCGGGGCAATCATCTCCTGACGGACATAGGGCGGGTTGCCGATGACGATGTCAAACCCTTCCTTTTCGCCCTCAAACACCTCCACAAAGGCGATGTCCCAGACAAACGGGATGTCCTTAACCGTCCTGATGGTATTGAGTGCCTGTTCAACCCGCTCAAGTTCTGCCTCCTTTTTTTCTTTTTCCGCCTGCCATTGGGCAATAAGGAGGTTTAACTCCTTTGGCTTGCCGGTATCGGCAAGGGTTAATTGGTCGTATAGTGACTCAATCTTACAGGTAAGGGTTTTGATTTCCTCGGAGAGGGCGTGGCGTTTGTGGAAAAGCGCATCCTGAAACAGTTGTTTTTCCTCCTCTTTGAGAAGTTCCTCGCTCAAGCCTTTTGTCTCCCCATAGAAATAGCGTAGTTTCTTGCCCTTCAACTGGGTGATTTTGCCTTTAAGATAAGGGGGCAGGTCCAGATGGGTGCGGTGGAGGTTGAAGTTGATGCCGCCTATCTCCTGGAGCAGGCTGTCACCTTGGCGCAATTTGAAGTTGAGATTGGGCAAAAGTGGGACCAGGGCTCTTTCAGCAGGTTTGAGTTCGGTCTCAACAACCAGTTGCAGCCAGAGGCGCAGTTCGGCAATATGGACCGCCCATTCCATTACATCAACGCCGTAGAGGCTTGAGCCGATGATTTTGCGCCGGCGCTGGTAAGGGGTTTCCTCTATACCCAACTGGTAATTGGCACGGGCAATCAGGTCGTCTAAGACAAGAAGCATTCCTACCAGAAATGAGCCGGAGCCGCAGGCAGGGTCGCACACGGTAACCGAGCGCAAAAGGTCGTTGAGTTTGTGCCAGAGGTTGAGGCGGGCGATTTCGTTGTCGGCTGACTCCTTGTCCGGCTGGTCATAGGCAAAGACTGCCCGATATAGGAGCGGTTTGTGGTTTTCGCCCAGATGATTGGCGAGCCAGTCAACAAGAGCCAGTCGGCACATCAGGTCTATCTCCACCCTCGGGGTGTAAAAGATACCGGCTTTGCCGCGCTGGTCCTCCTTGGTAATGCCCTCAGAGGTGATGTTCACCAGTTGCTCATAGACAATGCCAATCATCTCCGGGTCAACCGCAACCTCAACATCAAGGGGCGATGACTCGGTGATGGTGAAGTTGTGTCGCTCCAGGAAGCCGGGTTGAGTGCCTTGAAAGGAGTCAAAGAGAAGGGCAAAGAAACTGTCCGGGACAATTGGGTCGTATTTTTCGTCAAGTTTGTTGCGGGAGAAGAGACCGCCGTTGAGATAGGGCGCGGTTGCCAGGGCGGTGCGAATTTCTTCAGGCAGGTGTTTGCGGTCCTGTCTGCCCGCCTGGAAACTCTGATTGAAGGCTTCAAAGAAGAGGATGGAGAGCCAGTCAGAGAAGAAGGTGTCTTTGGGCTGGTTGGAGTTCTGGTAGGCTTGCCAGAAGGTGCGGATAAAGTTCGGGTTATTACCAAGCCACCGTTTCTTCTGGATGAAGTAAAGGAACATCAGCCGGTTCAGTAACTGGAGTGCGTAGTCGTGCGCCCAAACCTTGTCCTCCGTTTGTTCCATTAGGAGTTTTTGCAGGGTCTCAAACACATCTTGATAGCCGTCAAAGAACTCCTCGGTTACCGCCTCAACGCTGAAGGCATCCTCAATCCGCTGGAGTGTCGGGTCGGTTGCGTCATCCTCAAGGATGGGCAAAAGTCGGGACTGGGCGGTGTGACTGCCTTCATCTTTGCCAACCAGATAGGAGAAGCGCTTGGTGGGTGTGAGCTCGGGTTTAGCAGCAACCCTGCCGCTGGGTGTTGTGTCCAAGCGGTAGGCAAGTTTGACAAGGGAGAAACGCCAGGTGTCGGACTCGGGTGGGACAAATGCTACCAGCGCCGCATCGGCAGGGTAGCCACCAATCCGCTGGTTGAGGTAGTAACCGATGAGGTTGCGCTGCATTGCGCGGGCGTGATAAAGTGAGGTTTCTTTTTGAAGTTGGACAACGAGCACATCAAGGCGGCTGTTAAACGGCTCCTGATAGAAACCGATGCGTTCAAGCGTTTTGACATAGGGCTGAAATGAGGCGGGAAGTTGGCTGGGGGGGATGGTCAGGGTTGACTCCTCCAGCCGATTAAGGAGATTTTTGATGAATTCCCGGAAAAGGGCAGGGTTAAACGGGTTTTCAAAAGTCTCGCTTATAAGGCGGACCGCCTGGTCGTGGGTCATAGGGTTTTAGAGGAGATAAGACGGATGGGGGGAGAAAAAAGGGGCATACCGTTAGCCTTTTTGCCGGGCGCGTTCAGCCAGGCGTGCCTTCATCATCCTTTCGCGCAAACCACCCTCTTGCCCGAAACTTTCTTCAAGGCGCCGCAGTTGCTGGTCAAGGAGATAGTTTGCCTGATGGATAAGACAGACGATGGTATTAGCCGCAGTTTCCGGGTCGCCCTGCTCAATATAGGACGCATAGGTCCCATAGGACACATCAGACTTCTGGCACAGTTTTCTTATCTTTAGTGCCTGAGGGTGATTCTTGTTCCAAAGCGGAAGTGACCTGGTTCGCAAAAAGTCGCGGTAGTCGGCAAGCAACTCCTCAAGGCTGGCGCGGGCAATATTGGTTAGTTTGATTTCGGTGCGCTGGTAGGAAAGGAGTTTGTGATAACCACCGTGAGGGGGAATGAAGCGTTCAGGCATAATTCGCCTCTTTAAGCGGGGTGATGGTATTCAGACAAAATGACCTCGCGGGGACCAGCGGTCTGAGCGGTGGTCTGCCCATATCGTTCGCGCAGGTGTTCGGGCGGGATGTGATGTTTGAGGATTGTTAGGACCTTTTGCGGGTCACGCCCGGTTTTCAGTTCCTCTTGGAGCGCTCTTAGAAGCCGGGAGCAGGTCCGTTTTGGGATACCACCCTCCTCCAGTTCCTTCTTCACCTGCAATAAATAGGCTTCACTGTCTTCGGTATAACCCTGATAGTTTCTGATTTCCGGGACTTTAAGGATATGCAAAATTCGGGTTGCCGCATCGCGGGAGCCCGGTGGATTGCGTTCTATTGACTCTTCTGCAGTTGCTGCGGCAAAGGCGCTTTTATTACTTTCAAGGAGGTCATGGTAGTCTGGACCAGGGGGAATCCGGGGTTCGGTTTCGGTTGCCTCAAGTCTCTCCGCCGCAGTTAAAAAGTCCAGTTCCTGGGGCTCCTTGCCGGGCTCAACCTGAAAGAATTTGGTCAACTTGCCTTTGCGGAAGAAGGTTATAAGAGCCGGTGCTAAAGAGTTGCTCTGGCGACCGGTGCGTGCTTTTTTCGGCAGGCGCTTGATGCGCTCAAACAGGTCGGGCTGGGTGTTGCGGATTGACTTGATAAGTTGCAGATATTTGAGTTCACTTTTTGCCTGTGGGTCTTCACCGGTTAAGGTCTGTTTGGACAATAGGCGGTTGAACAGTTCATAGGAGGTAATCTCCTCGCCTTCGGTGAGTAAGCGGGAGTCGGCGCCGAGCATTGAGATGAAGCCGGCAATCTTTGCCTGTGCCGTCTCACGGAGTTTGATTTCGTCATTGGACTGTTCAGTGGGAAAGAAGTTGTAGGTGTAAATGGCGGCGTGTTTTGTGTCAACGCGGTTGACCCGACCGACACGCTGCATCAACCGGGTGGGGTTCCAGGGGATGTCATAACTGATGACCACATTCGCGCGGTGCAGGTTCACGCCTTCACCTAATACTTCGGTAGAGACAAGGATACGATACTCATCGCTGGGGTTGCGGGCACGGGCATCAAAATTGGCGGTAACCTTGGCTTTGAGTGCTGCGCCCGCAGAACCATAAAATTTAAGGACCTTGCCCGGATACTTCTCACCGAGTTTGTTGGAGAGATAATCGGCGGTCTCTTTGGATTCTGTAAAGATAATCAGTTTGGAGTTTTGCAGAACCGGGTCGGAATCAAGTAGTTCATTAAATGCCAGCCATTTCGGGTCGCGCTCAATTCCCGCCCAGGTTTGGGCGATATCCTCCAGGATTTGCAGGTCGGAGGCAAGGTCTTGGCGGAAGTTGGGACTGAATGAGTCGGCGGGGTATCTTTCAACCCTACCTTCTTCAATTAGACGCTCAATCCCTTCAATGTCGTCCTGTTCAAGAAGTTCAAACACCTTGCTGAAATGCTTCTTGCTGACATAGACATTTCCCTGGTCAAACGCCTGGATGAAGAGTCGGTATGACCTGATGAAGCGGTCGATGGTGAGCCGAAAAGCATAGAAACTGCTCTCAAGGCGTTTGACCAAGAGGATGCGCATAATGGTGCTTAAGTTTTTTTCTGACAGCCTTTCAATCTGGGTTACATCACCGGTATAATAGGATAGGGGCGTATAGCGGGCATATTTCAGGTCGCGAACCAGCCGGCGGAGGGTGTTGTTGAAAGCGGTATTTTCGGTTTCATTTAACTGATAGAAGACCGGTACCGGGTCTTTGACCTCGGGAAACCTGAGACCTCGTTGTTTTAAGTCTTCGGAAAAGTAGCGCTCAATTTCGGTGCGGGTGCGGCGCACAGTTAAATACCGGAGAACCTTCTCCCGGACCTCCTGGGCATTTTCTTTCACCACTTGGACATATCTGTCGTATTCAGTCTGTCGGTCAAGTCCACGCAAACGCTGCTCCAATCGGTTGAAGAACCCCTCCAGATTGGGCAGGTTGGGAATTGTGCTGCGCCGTGCCTTCTGGAAAAGTTTTAGCATTGCTAAGATGTCACGGGGACGGTTGTTGTAGGGGGTGGCGGTAACAAGAACAACCTTGCGTCCCCGACAGATAAGGGAGAGCTGCTCATAACTTAGGGTGTCCTCAGTGCGAAAGCGGTGCGCCTCGTCAATAAAAACATTCGGGTAAGTTTTCGGGTCCTCATTCACCGCTTCTTCAAGTTTGCCAATTGACACAAAACGCGGACCACGGACGCCAAAGCCACGGAAAACCTCGGGCCAGGAGCCAGGGTTGTTTTCATCCAAGAGTGCTGGTGGCGCGATAACCAGGGAGCGACCCGGGAGTTCTGAGGCGAGCATTGCGGCAATGTAGGTTTTGCCCAGTCCCACCACATCGGCAATAATTACACCACCATATTCCTCAAGGATGCGCTTGGCATTGAGCACCGCCTGTCTTTGATACTCAAGGTCAAGAAAACCCGGTGGTCGGTAGTCTTGAAATAACTCAGTGGGCTGGTCAAGTTCGTCACGAAAGTATTCGTAAAGCGTCTTGAGGTAAAGTTCATACGGAGTAATGGTGTCGCAGAGCCAGGTTTGCTTCTCAATTGTGTCAATGTAGGTCTGTTTAACATCTACCGACTTTTCCCAGAGTTCGTTGAACTTTCTCAAGGCAAATTCATAGTCGGCACGATTCTTTAGTTCCACATTGAATTCAAGGTTGTCAACCAGACCGGCTTGGGAGAAATTACTTGAGCCAGTGATAACCCTGCCAACATCCCGGTCGCCCTCGGAAAATGTCATAATATACAGTTTAGCGTGAATGTTGGCACTGGGATAGGCGCGGATTTCCAGTTTGCCTGAGCGGAGCCATTCAACGAACTTTCGAGCGCCAGTTTCAACGATTCGGTCATCAGCAGGTGCCTCAATTTCCAATTTCAGTGCCTTGGCAAACTCCTCTTTTGTCTCCTTGTGGGATAACTGAAGTCGTTGCGGGATGTTGTTTTTGGCTTCAGCAATCAGGTTCGCAGTTACTGGGTTAGTTCCGATTCCGATGAGGATGCGGATGCGTTCGGTAGCGGATAAAGATTCGGCAAGGGCATAAAATCCACTGGTGTAAAAATAACCTATCAGGACATCAAAGAGGCGGGTGTCCTTGATAAGCATTTTAAAGCGGTCAAGCAGGGTGCGGTTGGGTTCGTTGGTAATGAAAGTTAAGTCAGTGCTCGCCTGTCTTTGACCTAAGTACGGGTTGTCAGATAGGGGAGGCATTAAAAGTGCTCCTTCTTTATTACGGTCTTCATTTGACAATCTTTAACTTTTTAATGTTAGACATCTTGTTACTTTTGTCAAGCGAAGGTTGAATTAGAGGCATCGGTGATGGCGCAACATCCATTAGGGGATAGGTGTGTCTATTTGTTAGAACCTTAAATTCGTCAGTTTCTTTGTCACTTTTTGCCGATGTTGCGTATAATATAGTGAGGGCGAAAAATGGGGAAAGATATTAAATGGCGAGTAAATTTTAATGGGTTTGGTCGTATCGGCCGGAATGTAGGTCGGTTGCTCCAAATCCACACCCCAGATTTATTTTTAAGGCATCAATTTGGAAAGGAGGGCGTATGCCCATGCATTTGCCCCGGGATGCCGACCGAGATAGGGTTATGGCAATATACAACCCGGATGTTACAAGGAGGCTCATGGAGAAAGTTGTTCGGGGGTTTAAATTATGCGAGGCAGATGCTTTTGAGATAGTATCTATTGCACAGTCAAAGGCTTACCGCAAGTGGGAACGGTATAACCCCAAGAGGCTTGACATATTCGCCTGGCTATGGGTCATAACCAATAGGGTGGCAATAGACTGGTTGCGCAAGCACAAGGGTATCACTATCTGTAGCATCGACACTATTGAGGATTTAACCACATCGCTTCATCCAACAAGCGAGGATCCAGCAGAGATTTACCGGCAGAAGGTAAGAAAAGAGCGATTATGGAGATTGCTCAACCAGTTGCCCATGATGGAGCGCTATGTTCTTATTCTCCATTATATGGATGGCTATTCCTATAAGAAGGTTGCCCAAAGATTCCATATCACACAGAGACAGGTGCGATATTTACAAGCCAAGGGTCTGGCAAGAATCAGACAGAGGTATGGCTTAAAGGAGGTAAGGAGAAATAAAGTGGAGACAAAGAGGGTAAAGCTCTCGAGAGCGGCTTAGGTAACCGTATAGAAAATAGAAAAAGGAGGTAAATTGAGAAAGAGTTACCGCCGCTTGCGCTTGGGAATCTCCGACGCCGAACTGGATGTGATGGATAGATTCATCCGGATGGTTAAGAGTTATCGGCGGGCGGGGACAAATTCCCAATGTTGCATTGTTAAAAAGTGCAAGACCGTAAGGCGCCCAAGTGTTGAGCAGTTCTTGAAGCGTTATCCTGATTTCGCTAAGACGCTCACACCGGTGCTGGAGGGTGCACTGATACTGGACGCCGAATTTAGGCGATTTCAGAGGAAATACCCGGATGTTGACTTGGAGAAACTGTTCAACGTCCCGAAGTAGCGGCAACAGTCGCTTAAAGAAGCCCCTGTTTATAGGGGCTTTTGTTTTTGGCAGATTCCTGATTTTGTGCGTATATATGTATGGAAGCAAAGAAAGTAATGCTCTTTGACAATCAGGAGCTCCGCAGCAGACCTGACAGCGGGTCTGCTGCAGCGACAGCCGCCCCTTGCGGCAGGGGCGGCTACCGCCGCAGGAAGGAGGGATAAAAGATGATTGATCTGATAAGGCGCATCACCAAGTGGACCAACAAGACCGACCCGCAGAAGATAGCGGCAACCCTTACCGGATTGCGGGAGATGATGATTGCCAATGTGCAGGCGACATTTCCTGAGATTGTGGCGATGGAGACCCAGGTGAAGCAGGTGCTTGATGGCGAGGGTGTGTCGGTGATTGACTATCCGTTCTACCTCTCGTTTGCCCGGGAGTTGTGGGCAAAGCAGCGGGCAGGGTTGTCTGGCGACTCACTGGCGATTGAGGCTCAGACCTTAATCCAGAAGTGGGTTGCAAGGGGTCTTGCCCAGCCGGTTCTTGAGGTGATTCGCACCCAGGTGTTCAACATCTCACCGATTGGTCCATAACCGCGCTTAACAGGAAAAAGGGCGGGCGGGCTGTCACGCCCGTCCTTTTTATTTGACAGGGAGGCGGGTAAAAGGGTAAACTTTGTAATTATGAAGTCTGATAGACCAAAAATCTGTGTTGTTGGTTCGTTTATGACCGATATGGTTTTCAGGGTAAAGAGGCTGCCCAGACCGGGTGAGTCAATGCCAGGTGAGGAGTTCGGGCTTTTTTTGGGTGGTAAGGGTTTTAATCAGGCGGTTGCCTGCCATCGTCTCGGGGCTGAGGTTGTAATGGTGGGTAGATTGGGGCAGGACTATTTTGGCGATTTGTTTTTAGAAAAGATGGCAAAAGAGGGGATGAGAGCCGATTTTGTCAGGCGCGACCCGAAACAGGGGACCGGTGTTGCCTGTCCGATTGTTGATGAGAAGGGGCAGAATGCGATTATCGGGGTTTCGCGGGCAAACCTGCATTTAAGCCTTGAGCAGGTTGAGGAGGCAAGGAAAGAGATTGAGGCGGCGGATGTTTTGATGCTGCAGTTTGAGATTCCGAAAGAGGTATCCTTTCGGGCAGCGGCGATTGCCAAGGATGCCGGGGCAGTTGTTTTGCTTGACCCGGCACCGTTTCATAATGTCCAGATGCCGATTGCTGAGGAGATTGACTATATCGTTCCCAATGAGATTGAGGCCGAGGGGCTTGCCCAGGGTAAATCGGTTGACCTTTGGGCTGAGGGAGAAATTAGAAAGGGGAGGAAAGGGATAATCATCTCGGTGGGTGCCGAGGGTGCGATTGTTTATGACCAGAGGGGCAGGCGCAATTTTCCACCATATCAGGTGAAGGTTGTTGATTCTACTGGTGCGGGTGATGCGTTTCGCGCGGGGCTGGCGGTAAGTTTTGCCGAGGGCAAGACGGTTGATGAGGCGATTCGGTTTGCCAATGGCTGCGGTGCGCTTGCCTGCTCGGTTTTGGGTGCTGAGCCGTCAATGCCAAGAAGGGAGCAGGTTGAGGAGTTTATCAGGCAAAGGGAGGGTTGATGATATTGATTGACAGCGCTGATATTGAAGAGGTGAGGCAGGCGGTTGAGTTGGGCTTTGTGCGGGGCTGCACAACCAATCCGGCGTTAATGGCAAAGGTTGGAGATGAGCCGGCAAAGGTGATTGAGGAAATATGCCAGGTTGTGCCTGGTCCGGTTTTTTATCAGTTGACAAAAGGTTCGGTTGAGGAAAGGGAGGTTGAGGCAAAGGAGTTTTATGAGATTGCCCCGGATAAGGTGGTGCTGAAGGTGCCGATGACCACTGAAAATATGGGGCTGGTGACAAGGCTGGTGCCAGAGATTCCCTGTGCGGCAACCGCGGTTTTCAGTGCCCATCAGACCGTTTTGGCGATTGAGGCGGGCTGTACCTATGTGATTCCCTATGTGAACCGGGCAACAAGGTTATTGGGTGATGGGTTGAAGTTGGTGCGGGAGATGCTTGAGGTGATCAGGGCTGCGGGCAGACCGGTGGAGATTGTGGCGGCAAGTATCAAAACTCCAGAGGAGGCTGCTGGTGCCTTCCTTGCTGGTGCCCATCATCTGACTTTACCTCTGGATGTGATTCTTAATCTTGGTGAGCATCGGTTTTCCCGAGATGCGATTGCCGAGTTTGATAGGGTGATAAAGGAGCGGAATGGTTTTGAGTCCAGTGGTTGATAAAATAAGGTGGATAACCAGCGATAAGACATTGACACTTGTAAGGGGAGATTATATTATAGATTATGCGCGGGAAATACCCCTTTAATAAAGTAGCCTTTATCGGCACATATATACCGCGGCGGTGCGGCATCGCCACCTTTACTGCGGATTTGTGCGAAGCGGTTGTTCAGGAGGCGCCAGAGCTTGACTGCTTAGTGGTGGCATTGAACGACACGCCTGAGGGTTATCAATATCCGGAAAGGGTGCGGTTTGAGGTGGCCCAGAACAATAAGGACTATTATCGCCAGATGGCGGAGTTTCTGAATATGACGAGAGTGGATTTGACCTGTCTGCAGCATGAGTACGGGATTTTTGGTGGACCAGCAGGCAGCCATATTCTCATTGCCCTGCGCCGATTGCGGATGCCGGTGGTTACCACCCTGCACACCGTGCTTGCCGAGCCGGATGAAAACCAGCATCAGGTGTTGGAGGAGATCTGTCGGATTTCTGAACGGGTGGTGGTGATGAGTGAGCGGGCGGCAAGGTTTCTCAAGGAGATTTATCAGGTGCCGGAAACCAAGATCGACCTGATTCATCATGGGATTCCAGATATGCCCTTTGTTGACCCGAATTATTACAAGGACCTTTTCGGGGTTGAGGGTAGGCGGGTGATTCTTACATTTGGACTGCTTTCACCCAACAAGGGGATTGAGTATATGATTGATGCCCTGCCCGCAATTGTCAAGCGTTTTCCTGATGTGGTTTACATTGTTCTGGGTATTACCCATCCTAATGTCAAGCGGGAGCAGGGCGAGGAGTATCGACTTGGCTTGCAGCGCCGGGCAAGGGAGCTTAATGTTGCCGCCAATGTTGTCTTTCACAACCGGTATGTCAGCCTGGATGAGCTGTGTCGTTTTTTGGGTGCGGCGGATATCTATGTCACCCCCTATCTCAATCCGCACCAGATTGTCTCGGGAACCCTTGCCTATTCAATGGGTGTTGGCAAGGCGGTGGTTTCCACCCCTTACTGGTATGCTGAGGAAATGCTTGCTGATGGCAGGGGTAAACTGGTGCCTTTCCGGGATGGGCAGGCGCTGGCCGAGACGATAATTCAATTGTTTGAGCAAGAGAGCGAACGGCATGCGATGCGTAAGCGCGCCTATGCCTTTGGCAGAAGGATGATTTGGAAGGAGGTGGCGCGCGCATATCTTGACACTTTTGTGCGGGCGGCTGAGGAGCGGATGCGCGGACCGGTGGTTTTGTATTCACCGCTACAGACCGCCGACCCTCTGGATATTGAACTGCCTGAACTGAACCTCAGCCATCTTTTAACGATGACCGATGATACCGGGATTCTCCAGCATTGCCGAAGGACTGTGCCCAACCTGAGTGAAGGCTATACCACCGATGATAATGCCCGGGCACTTTTGGTGGCGCTCCGTGCTCAGGAAATACAGGAGGAGAAAGGCCTTTTAAACCGGCTGGTCAGGCGCTACCTGGCGTTTATTGATTTTGCCTTCAACCGTCAGAACGGTCGTTTCCGCAATATCCTTTCCTATGACCGACGCTGGGTTGAGGAGTATGGTTCTGAAGACAGTCATGCGCGGGCGCTCTGGGCTTTAGGTTATGCGGTCGCCTCAGCCGCAGAGGAGGGGGTGGTTGCACTCTCAGTCAATCTTTTTTCAGCTGGTTTGCCCGCAGTGGAACTTTTCACCAGCCCTCGCGCCTGGGCATATACCTTACTAGGTCTCTGTGCATATAGCCGGCGGTTTCCCGGTGACAGTAATGCCCGGCGCTTTCGGGAACTGCTCGCGGAAAGGCTTTATCAGTTATACAAAGGTAATAGAACCGAAGACTGGCGCTGGTTTGAGCCGATGCTTGCCTATGCCAATGCGCGACTGAGCGAGGCTTTAATTGTGGCGGGAAAGGAGTTAAAGAGCAAGGATTTGCTTGATGCTGGTCTTGAGTCCTTGGACTGGCTTATTAAGGTCCAGACCGCGGAGCAGCGCCATTTTATCCCGATTGCCAATTCTGGCTGGCATCGTGGGACTGCCCGCGCCCGTTTTGACCAGCAGCCGATAGAGGCGCACTGTGCAGTTGAGGCTTGTTATCAGGCATACTTGGTTACGCATGAACCAAGGTGGCGGGAGGAGATGCGCCGGGCGTTTGAATGGTTCTTGGGCAGAAATGACCTCGGTCTACCCTTGTATGACTATGCGACTGGAGGTTGCCATGACGGATTACATCCTGATGGGGTTAATGGGAACGAGGGGGCAGAGGCAACCTTGTCTTTTATTGCCTCCCTGTTGACAATGTACGCTGCCCAGTCACCTACAGAGAATCGATGAGCGGCGACCGGCAGGTTCTACTTCAACGATACGAGAAAAACCCCGTTCTTACCGCTGCTGACTGGCCATATCCGGTAAACACGGTATTTAATCCTGGGGCGATGCTCCTCCCCGATGGCACAACCTTGCTTCTGTGTCGGGTTGAGGACCGCAGTGGGATATCCCATCTCTGTGCTGCCCGTTCTGATAATGGGGTTGACAACTGGCACATTGACCCTGTTCCTACCTTTCTCCCGGACCCGCTAAATCATCCTGAAGAGATTTGGGGAATAGAGGATCCACGGATCACTTATATTGAGGAACTTAAGAAATATGCTGTAACTTATACCGCCTATTCACGGGCGGGTCCAGCGGTGGCGCTCGCGCTCACCGAGGACTTTAGAAATTTTGAACGGTTAGGGGTGGTGATGCCACCGGCAGATAAGGATGCGGCACTTTTACCCCGGCGGTTTAACGGCTACTGGCTGATGATCCATCGCCCAACTACCTCTTTGGGTGCCCATATTTATATCTCCCAATCACCGGATTTAATTCACTGGGGTAGACATCATTTAGTACTCCCAGCCCGTCGCGGTGCTTGGTGGGATGCAAGTCGGGTGGGTCTGGCAGCACCACCAATTGAGACGGAAAATGGGTGGTTGATGTTTTACCACGGGGTGAAGGAAACCCCCAGCGGTTCAATCTATCGGGTGGGGTTGGCGCTATTAGACCGCGAACGGCCGTGGCGTTGTGTGCAGCGAGGAACAGAGTGGATTTTCGGACCGGTGATGCCCTATGAGAGGGTAGGGGATGTCAATAGCGTAGTTTTCCCCTGCGGCAGTGTCTTGGAGCCGGATGGCGAGACGATTCGTGTGTATTACGGTGCGGCAGACACCTCAATCTGTCTTGCCCGCGGCCGATTGAGCGAACTCCTTAAATGGCTGGAAGACCATTCCGTTTC includes:
- a CDS encoding sigma-70 family RNA polymerase sigma factor; its protein translation is MPMHLPRDADRDRVMAIYNPDVTRRLMEKVVRGFKLCEADAFEIVSIAQSKAYRKWERYNPKRLDIFAWLWVITNRVAIDWLRKHKGITICSIDTIEDLTTSLHPTSEDPAEIYRQKVRKERLWRLLNQLPMMERYVLILHYMDGYSYKKVAQRFHITQRQVRYLQAKGLARIRQRYGLKEVRRNKVETKRVKLSRAA
- a CDS encoding DNA methyltransferase, whose product is MTHDQAVRLISETFENPFNPALFREFIKNLLNRLEESTLTIPPSQLPASFQPYVKTLERIGFYQEPFNSRLDVLVVQLQKETSLYHARAMQRNLIGYYLNQRIGGYPADAALVAFVPPESDTWRFSLVKLAYRLDTTPSGRVAAKPELTPTKRFSYLVGKDEGSHTAQSRLLPILEDDATDPTLQRIEDAFSVEAVTEEFFDGYQDVFETLQKLLMEQTEDKVWAHDYALQLLNRLMFLYFIQKKRWLGNNPNFIRTFWQAYQNSNQPKDTFFSDWLSILFFEAFNQSFQAGRQDRKHLPEEIRTALATAPYLNGGLFSRNKLDEKYDPIVPDSFFALLFDSFQGTQPGFLERHNFTITESSPLDVEVAVDPEMIGIVYEQLVNITSEGITKEDQRGKAGIFYTPRVEIDLMCRLALVDWLANHLGENHKPLLYRAVFAYDQPDKESADNEIARLNLWHKLNDLLRSVTVCDPACGSGSFLVGMLLVLDDLIARANYQLGIEETPYQRRRKIIGSSLYGVDVMEWAVHIAELRLWLQLVVETELKPAERALVPLLPNLNFKLRQGDSLLQEIGGINFNLHRTHLDLPPYLKGKITQLKGKKLRYFYGETKGLSEELLKEEEKQLFQDALFHKRHALSEEIKTLTCKIESLYDQLTLADTGKPKELNLLIAQWQAEKEKKEAELERVEQALNTIRTVKDIPFVWDIAFVEVFEGEKEGFDIVIGNPPYVRQEMIAPPLLPEDEYSKDDWRELKKMHKEKLRLSVISAWPDFFKGRQPDAKSDLYIYFYFHGLSLLNPKGSFCFITSNSWLDVGYGKDLQEFLLRQSNVKMIIDNETKRTFARADVNTVIVLLAAPEERRDAGLDKIARFVMFKVPFEQVLSPVIFEEIEEAKERAITKEYRVTPIRQRTLWENGIELPEPDETKRGSSAPLIKSARYIGDKWGGKYLRAPDIYFKILEKGKGKLVRLGDIAEVRFGIKTGANEFFYLKPVGMTVKQVAEISEKEPSRLIPVQNGAGWEGEIEAEFLKPVIKSPRELKTIIVKLEDLNYLVFMCHKSEKELKGAKAWEYIKWGEREGFDKRPTCKGRPRWWELGEWEISKNILPMFERERKYCFYNQANAFIDAALYWVYKKCDIEDESLNMFLNSSLIGLWKELLCRPPEGGGGGPIQMKVCHYNEMPIPPIENIKFNKKIFANFIFKEIHPIFTELGFDPNKPIREQEPKPLPDRKALDEVVFDALGLTEEERKEVYWAVAELVHARLTKAKSV
- a CDS encoding four helix bundle suffix domain-containing protein, which produces MPERFIPPHGGYHKLLSYQRTEIKLTNIARASLEELLADYRDFLRTRSLPLWNKNHPQALKIRKLCQKSDVSYGTYASYIEQGDPETAANTIVCLIHQANYLLDQQLRRLEESFGQEGGLRERMMKARLAERARQKG
- a CDS encoding helicase-related protein, with translation MPPLSDNPYLGQRQASTDLTFITNEPNRTLLDRFKMLIKDTRLFDVLIGYFYTSGFYALAESLSATERIRILIGIGTNPVTANLIAEAKNNIPQRLQLSHKETKEEFAKALKLEIEAPADDRIVETGARKFVEWLRSGKLEIRAYPSANIHAKLYIMTFSEGDRDVGRVITGSSNFSQAGLVDNLEFNVELKNRADYEFALRKFNELWEKSVDVKQTYIDTIEKQTWLCDTITPYELYLKTLYEYFRDELDQPTELFQDYRPPGFLDLEYQRQAVLNAKRILEEYGGVIIADVVGLGKTYIAAMLASELPGRSLVIAPPALLDENNPGSWPEVFRGFGVRGPRFVSIGKLEEAVNEDPKTYPNVFIDEAHRFRTEDTLSYEQLSLICRGRKVVLVTATPYNNRPRDILAMLKLFQKARRSTIPNLPNLEGFFNRLEQRLRGLDRQTEYDRYVQVVKENAQEVREKVLRYLTVRRTRTEIERYFSEDLKQRGLRFPEVKDPVPVFYQLNETENTAFNNTLRRLVRDLKYARYTPLSYYTGDVTQIERLSEKNLSTIMRILLVKRLESSFYAFRLTIDRFIRSYRLFIQAFDQGNVYVSKKHFSKVFELLEQDDIEGIERLIEEGRVERYPADSFSPNFRQDLASDLQILEDIAQTWAGIERDPKWLAFNELLDSDPVLQNSKLIIFTESKETADYLSNKLGEKYPGKVLKFYGSAGAALKAKVTANFDARARNPSDEYRILVSTEVLGEGVNLHRANVVISYDIPWNPTRLMQRVGRVNRVDTKHAAIYTYNFFPTEQSNDEIKLRETAQAKIAGFISMLGADSRLLTEGEEITSYELFNRLLSKQTLTGEDPQAKSELKYLQLIKSIRNTQPDLFERIKRLPKKARTGRQSNSLAPALITFFRKGKLTKFFQVEPGKEPQELDFLTAAERLEATETEPRIPPGPDYHDLLESNKSAFAAATAEESIERNPPGSRDAATRILHILKVPEIRNYQGYTEDSEAYLLQVKKELEEGGIPKRTCSRLLRALQEELKTGRDPQKVLTILKHHIPPEHLRERYGQTTAQTAGPREVILSEYHHPA